From Streptomyces qinzhouensis, one genomic window encodes:
- a CDS encoding serine/threonine protein kinase, which yields MIEHGTTNGETSERPVRVNSWNGWDPLRHVIVGRADEAVVQAPEPAVRRDFPEDGFPLGTYGSMPEDMTAEANEQLDNFAEMLRRRGIRVDRPTPVDFNQQVSTPDWTQETMSGCMPPRDLLLTVGSEVLEATMSYRSRWYEYLCYRPLLQDLFKADPRMRWEAAPKPRLTEASYHTEFWDTYNDLPTDVQLAKVRDYDLVLTEEEPLFDAADVARFGKDLFVQLSFVTNRSGYDWLKRHFPDHRVHAVTSTNTHPLHIDATWVPLRPGLVLHCGERLADPELMDFFKLNDWEIVEAVQPASWDHPAKLNFCSPWLAGNMLNLDANTLCIEENEVKLSEQLAGYGFEIVPVPFRTVAPFGGGLHCATVDIERDGACEDYFPRRHGKY from the coding sequence GTGATTGAGCACGGCACGACGAACGGCGAGACCAGCGAACGTCCCGTCCGGGTCAACTCGTGGAACGGCTGGGACCCGTTGCGTCATGTCATCGTCGGCAGGGCCGACGAGGCGGTGGTCCAGGCGCCCGAACCCGCGGTACGGCGCGACTTCCCCGAGGACGGATTCCCCCTCGGCACCTACGGCTCGATGCCCGAGGACATGACGGCCGAGGCCAATGAGCAGCTCGACAACTTCGCCGAGATGCTGCGGCGGCGCGGTATCCGGGTGGACCGGCCGACGCCCGTCGACTTCAACCAGCAGGTCTCGACCCCGGACTGGACCCAGGAGACCATGTCCGGCTGCATGCCGCCCCGGGATCTGCTGCTGACCGTCGGCAGCGAGGTGCTGGAGGCGACCATGTCGTACCGCAGCCGCTGGTACGAGTACCTCTGCTACCGGCCCCTCCTCCAGGACCTCTTCAAGGCCGACCCCCGGATGCGCTGGGAGGCCGCGCCCAAGCCGCGGCTGACCGAAGCCAGTTACCACACCGAATTCTGGGACACCTACAACGACCTGCCCACCGATGTGCAGCTGGCCAAGGTCCGTGACTACGACCTCGTCCTGACCGAGGAGGAGCCGCTCTTCGACGCGGCCGATGTGGCGCGCTTCGGCAAGGACCTCTTCGTCCAGCTGTCCTTCGTGACCAACCGCAGCGGCTACGACTGGCTGAAGCGGCACTTCCCGGACCACCGGGTGCACGCGGTCACCTCCACCAACACCCACCCCCTGCACATCGACGCCACCTGGGTGCCGCTGCGGCCCGGTCTGGTCCTCCACTGCGGCGAGCGGCTCGCCGACCCCGAGCTGATGGACTTCTTCAAGCTCAACGACTGGGAGATCGTCGAAGCGGTGCAGCCCGCGAGCTGGGACCATCCGGCGAAGCTCAACTTCTGCAGCCCCTGGCTGGCCGGAAACATGCTCAACCTGGACGCCAACACGCTCTGCATCGAGGAGAACGAGGTCAAACTGTCGGAGCAGCTGGCGGGGTACGGCTTCGAGATCGTGCCGGTGCCGTTCCGGACCGTGGCGCCCTTCGGCGGCGGACTGCACTGCGCCACTGTCGACATCGAGCGCGACGGCGCCTGCGAGGACTACTTCCCGCGCCGGCACGGAAAGTACTGA
- the cobC gene encoding Rv2231c family pyridoxal phosphate-dependent protein CobC, whose protein sequence is MYTPTDPFDLRHHGDAEMRDAAAGLTDLAVNVRTGTPPPWLRERIMDSLVSLAAYPDGRAARTTVAERHGLPSGRVLLTAGAAEAFVLIARVARELGVRRPLVVHPQFTEPEAALRDAGFAVSRLLLREADGFALDPAAVPDDADLVVVGNPTNPTSVLHPASAIAALARPGRLLVVDEAFMDAVPDEAQTLADRTDVPGLIVLRSLTKTWGLAGLRIGYVLAEPETVDALERAQPLWPVSTPALAAAEACMDAAALKEAEQAARRIAVERAHLLAGLAEFEEVRVVAAAEAPFVLLHVRHGSEVRERLRRLGFATRRGDTFPGLGPGWIRIAVRDRVTTNRFLQALDQALAMVGA, encoded by the coding sequence ATGTACACGCCCACTGACCCATTCGATCTGCGCCACCACGGTGACGCGGAGATGCGGGACGCCGCCGCGGGCCTGACCGACCTCGCGGTGAACGTGCGCACCGGCACCCCGCCCCCGTGGCTGCGCGAGCGGATCATGGATTCCCTGGTGTCCCTCGCCGCCTATCCCGACGGCCGGGCCGCCCGCACCACCGTCGCCGAGCGGCACGGCCTCCCGTCCGGGCGGGTGCTGCTGACGGCCGGGGCCGCGGAGGCGTTCGTCCTGATCGCCCGGGTCGCCCGGGAGTTGGGGGTACGGCGCCCCCTGGTCGTCCACCCCCAGTTCACGGAGCCGGAGGCGGCCCTGCGGGACGCCGGGTTCGCGGTGTCCCGGCTGCTGCTGCGCGAGGCGGACGGCTTCGCGCTCGACCCGGCCGCGGTGCCCGATGACGCGGACCTCGTGGTGGTCGGCAATCCGACGAACCCGACATCCGTCCTGCATCCGGCGTCCGCGATCGCCGCACTGGCCCGGCCGGGCCGGCTGCTCGTCGTGGACGAGGCGTTCATGGACGCGGTACCGGACGAGGCCCAGACCCTCGCGGACCGTACCGACGTCCCCGGACTGATCGTGCTGCGCAGCCTCACCAAGACCTGGGGGCTCGCGGGGCTGCGGATCGGATACGTCCTGGCCGAACCGGAGACGGTGGACGCCCTGGAGCGGGCGCAGCCGCTGTGGCCGGTGTCGACGCCCGCCCTCGCGGCGGCCGAGGCGTGCATGGACGCCGCGGCGTTGAAGGAGGCCGAGCAGGCGGCCCGGCGGATCGCGGTCGAGCGCGCCCATCTGCTGGCCGGGCTGGCGGAGTTCGAGGAGGTCAGGGTGGTGGCCGCGGCGGAGGCGCCGTTCGTGCTGCTGCATGTGCGCCATGGCTCGGAGGTACGGGAACGGCTGCGGCGGCTCGGTTTCGCCACCCGGCGCGGCGATACGTTCCCCGGGCTCGGACCGGGCTGGATCCGGATCGCGGTCCGGGACCGGGTGACCACGAACCGGTTCCTCCAGGCCCTGGACCAGGCCCTGGCGATGGTCGGCGCATAA
- a CDS encoding N,N-dimethylformamidase beta subunit family domain-containing protein codes for MIEGYAGRESVTAGEALALHVSTDAAAFRVRLYRLGRELEFMAEPGPYPGVRKEPPPHPDGPAGAASPAVDWGFPEYLIEVPGDWPPGIYLAQLVEEERREAVPRLGDGDIEGFAREFFVVRPRRPGSHGRILYKKSTFTRHAYNRADREDVRRDGSLYDNPVYGTGGDGYPRGHRLSMRRPGGVIDLAWWDAPFIAWLERCGYAVEYCTDLDLHRDPELLAPYDLLLSVGHDEYWSPAMREHTAAHLRAGGNVAFLSANTCWWRVHLTDDDTGFVSDTDHHVDGVFPHLPSTDLWWAAPPDGVGTPENTLTGVSFRNGGMWPGEWPGDRPRAGYRVQHSGHWVFEGTGLRDGSDGGPVDRLGAGTPLIGYECDGAAFAYDERGVARATGADGTPGSFLILGLYELEPVNEDVTTMKWGHWNCPVREPERTGPRAATMGVHTVDGGGTVFTAGTTDWPVVCGREEDPGVVRVTRNVLDRLSRRGAGDTARP; via the coding sequence GTGATAGAGGGGTATGCGGGGCGGGAGAGCGTGACGGCCGGTGAGGCGCTCGCTCTCCATGTGTCGACCGACGCCGCCGCGTTCCGGGTACGGCTGTACCGGCTCGGCCGGGAGCTGGAGTTCATGGCCGAGCCGGGTCCGTACCCGGGGGTACGGAAGGAGCCGCCGCCCCATCCGGACGGGCCGGCCGGAGCGGCCTCACCCGCCGTGGACTGGGGCTTCCCCGAGTACCTGATCGAGGTGCCCGGCGACTGGCCGCCGGGTATCTATCTGGCGCAGCTGGTCGAGGAGGAGCGGCGGGAGGCGGTGCCGCGGCTCGGGGACGGCGACATCGAGGGTTTCGCCCGGGAGTTCTTCGTGGTGCGGCCCCGGCGGCCGGGGAGCCACGGCCGGATCCTGTACAAGAAGTCGACGTTCACCCGGCACGCCTACAACCGGGCGGACCGCGAGGACGTCCGGCGGGACGGGAGCCTGTACGACAACCCGGTGTACGGCACGGGCGGGGACGGGTATCCGCGGGGGCACCGGCTGAGCATGCGCCGCCCCGGCGGAGTGATCGACCTCGCCTGGTGGGACGCCCCCTTCATCGCCTGGCTGGAACGGTGCGGTTATGCCGTCGAGTACTGCACGGACCTCGACCTGCACCGGGACCCGGAGCTGCTGGCCCCGTACGACCTGCTGCTGAGCGTCGGTCATGACGAGTACTGGAGCCCGGCGATGCGGGAGCACACGGCCGCGCATCTGCGCGCGGGCGGGAACGTCGCCTTCCTCAGCGCCAACACCTGCTGGTGGCGGGTGCATCTGACGGACGACGACACCGGGTTCGTCTCCGACACCGACCACCATGTCGACGGGGTGTTCCCGCATCTGCCGTCGACGGATCTCTGGTGGGCGGCCCCGCCGGACGGGGTCGGCACCCCGGAGAACACTCTCACCGGGGTCAGTTTCCGCAACGGCGGGATGTGGCCGGGCGAGTGGCCCGGTGACCGGCCGCGGGCCGGTTACCGGGTCCAGCACTCCGGCCACTGGGTGTTCGAGGGCACCGGGCTGCGGGACGGTTCGGACGGTGGCCCCGTGGACCGTCTGGGCGCCGGGACACCGCTGATCGGGTACGAGTGCGACGGCGCGGCCTTCGCGTACGACGAGCGGGGGGTCGCCCGGGCGACCGGCGCGGACGGCACCCCCGGCTCGTTTCTGATCCTCGGCCTGTACGAGCTGGAGCCCGTCAACGAGGACGTGACCACCATGAAGTGGGGGCACTGGAACTGCCCGGTCCGGGAGCCGGAGCGGACCGGGCCGCGCGCCGCGACCATGGGGGTGCACACGGTCGACGGCGGCGGAACGGTCTTCACGGCCGGGACCACCGACTGGCCGGTCGTCTGCGGCCGGGAGGAGGATCCGGGCGTGGTACGGGTGACCCGCAATGTCCTGGACCGGCTGTCCCGGCGGGGGGCCGGGGACACGGCCCGGCCCTGA
- a CDS encoding ZIP family metal transporter gives MAVFVALGAFLMTLFGGWAAHRVTDRRHLVLGLAGGLMLGVVGLDLLPEALDAAGTPVFGVPQALLLFVGGFLTAHLVERLLAARSAAHGAADSGSGTAPGGGVTARPRVPQVGLTAAAAMVGHSLMDGIAIGAAFQVGEAMGLTVALAVIAHDFADGFNTYTLTSAYGNTRTKAVAMLFADACAPVVGAASTLLFTIPVEALGSYLGFFGGALLYLAAAEILPEAHHTHPARSTLLCTIGGAGFIWLVVGLAE, from the coding sequence ATGGCGGTGTTCGTCGCGCTCGGCGCGTTCCTCATGACGCTGTTCGGAGGCTGGGCGGCGCATCGCGTCACCGACCGCCGCCACCTCGTGCTGGGGCTGGCGGGTGGACTGATGCTCGGGGTCGTCGGCCTGGACCTGCTGCCGGAGGCACTGGACGCGGCCGGGACCCCGGTCTTCGGCGTACCGCAGGCGCTGCTGCTGTTCGTCGGCGGCTTTCTGACCGCGCATCTGGTGGAACGTCTCCTCGCGGCCCGGAGCGCCGCGCACGGCGCGGCGGACTCCGGCAGCGGGACGGCGCCGGGCGGGGGTGTCACCGCCCGGCCCCGGGTACCGCAGGTCGGGCTCACGGCAGCCGCCGCGATGGTGGGGCACAGCCTGATGGACGGCATCGCGATCGGCGCCGCCTTCCAGGTCGGCGAGGCGATGGGGCTGACCGTCGCGCTCGCGGTCATCGCCCATGACTTCGCCGACGGCTTCAACACGTACACGCTGACCAGCGCCTACGGGAACACCCGGACCAAGGCGGTCGCGATGCTGTTCGCCGATGCCTGCGCGCCCGTCGTCGGAGCCGCGTCGACCCTGCTGTTCACCATCCCGGTGGAGGCGCTCGGCTCCTATCTCGGCTTCTTCGGCGGCGCGCTGCTCTATCTCGCCGCCGCGGAGATCCTGCCGGAGGCACATCACACCCACCCCGCGCGCTCCACCCTGCTCTGCACGATCGGCGGGGCCGGCTTCATCTGGCTGGTGGTCGGCCTCGCCGAGTGA
- a CDS encoding HAD family hydrolase, whose amino-acid sequence MESAESAEPVAGLVDGVDAVVLDFYGTLVRMVPPLPPTHDSVLRRRGLHTAADNWGEMWSAGPADGEDHREHSVSEAAYRAWEVDRLRRRALDRGVPAELAGEVAAELDRATKTLTLELFPDVLASLARLRGRGLRIVVCSNWFWDLDRAVDGAGLGELVDTCVASARAGARKPHPLIYRAALDACGTTPGRTLFVGDMWEPDVLGPLAHGMRAVHLYRPDRAVQGAAPALPRGAARIATLRTLTDPA is encoded by the coding sequence GTGGAATCCGCGGAATCCGCGGAACCCGTGGCCGGTCTCGTGGACGGCGTCGACGCTGTCGTCCTCGACTTCTACGGCACGCTCGTCCGTATGGTGCCGCCCCTGCCGCCCACCCATGACTCCGTGCTGCGCCGCCGAGGTCTGCACACCGCCGCCGACAACTGGGGCGAGATGTGGTCGGCCGGGCCGGCGGACGGCGAGGACCACCGGGAACACTCGGTGTCCGAGGCGGCCTACCGCGCCTGGGAGGTGGACCGGCTGCGGCGGCGCGCCCTCGACCGGGGCGTACCCGCCGAACTGGCCGGGGAGGTGGCCGCCGAACTGGACCGGGCCACGAAGACCCTGACCCTGGAGCTCTTCCCCGACGTCCTCGCATCCCTCGCGCGCCTGCGCGGGCGGGGCCTGCGGATCGTCGTCTGCTCCAACTGGTTCTGGGACCTCGACCGGGCCGTTGACGGCGCGGGCCTCGGCGAACTGGTCGATACCTGTGTCGCCTCGGCCCGGGCGGGGGCGCGCAAACCGCACCCCCTCATCTACCGGGCCGCCCTCGACGCCTGCGGCACCACCCCCGGCCGCACGCTCTTCGTCGGCGACATGTGGGAGCCCGATGTGCTGGGGCCGCTGGCCCACGGCATGCGGGCCGTGCACCTGTACCGCCCCGACCGGGCGGTACAGGGCGCCGCGCCGGCACTGCCCCGGGGCGCGGCCCGGATCGCCACCCTGCGTACGCTGACGGATCCGGCGTAG
- a CDS encoding carbohydrate ABC transporter permease, producing MATADPPHPPASPRAPLRPSPGRSRRTAVRPSTARSWRTLRRRAVPYVLIAPTVLALAAVLGYPLVELVLLSFQDMTRRELFAGTEPPWVGLDQYRTVLSDRFFWVVVGRTALFTLVCTVATMVTAMLVALLLRQVSPWVRLVTGAVLVAVWAMPVMVAAAVFRWLVDPEFGVANWLLGLVPGLSFDRHNWFEDPWQGFAVIAAVVIWGSLPFATITLQAALTQVPPELEEAARVDGAEGPKVFRHIVFPVIRPAFVMVTSLTAIWTFGVFNQIWLMRSGTPEKEYYLLGVHSFIESFAVNRYSTGAAIAVITVLLLLAGAVVYVRQLVRMGEAE from the coding sequence ATGGCAACCGCAGATCCACCCCATCCACCCGCTTCGCCCCGGGCGCCGTTACGCCCCTCCCCCGGCCGAAGCCGCCGGACGGCGGTCCGTCCGTCCACCGCACGCTCCTGGCGGACCCTGCGCCGCCGGGCGGTGCCGTACGTCCTGATCGCGCCGACCGTCCTCGCGCTCGCCGCGGTCCTCGGCTACCCCCTGGTCGAACTGGTACTGCTGTCCTTCCAGGACATGACCCGGCGGGAGCTGTTCGCCGGCACCGAACCGCCGTGGGTCGGTCTCGACCAGTACCGTACGGTCCTCTCCGACCGCTTCTTCTGGGTGGTCGTCGGCCGCACCGCTCTCTTCACCCTGGTGTGCACGGTCGCGACGATGGTCACGGCGATGCTGGTGGCCCTGCTGCTGCGGCAGGTCTCGCCCTGGGTGAGGCTGGTGACGGGCGCCGTCCTGGTCGCGGTCTGGGCGATGCCGGTGATGGTCGCGGCGGCGGTGTTCCGCTGGCTGGTGGACCCCGAGTTCGGGGTCGCCAACTGGCTGCTCGGGCTGGTGCCCGGGCTCTCCTTCGACCGGCACAACTGGTTCGAGGACCCCTGGCAGGGCTTCGCGGTGATCGCCGCCGTGGTGATCTGGGGCTCGCTGCCGTTCGCCACCATCACTCTCCAGGCCGCGCTCACCCAGGTGCCGCCGGAGCTGGAGGAGGCCGCCCGGGTCGACGGTGCAGAGGGGCCGAAGGTCTTCCGCCATATCGTCTTCCCGGTGATCCGGCCCGCGTTCGTCATGGTGACCTCGCTGACCGCGATCTGGACCTTCGGCGTCTTCAACCAGATCTGGCTGATGCGCTCGGGCACCCCGGAGAAGGAGTACTACCTCCTCGGGGTCCACTCCTTCATCGAATCCTTCGCCGTCAACCGCTACAGCACCGGGGCGGCGATCGCCGTGATCACCGTCCTGCTGCTGCTCGCCGGTGCCGTGGTCTACGTACGCCAGCTGGTCAGAATGGGAGAGGCCGAGTGA
- a CDS encoding carbohydrate ABC transporter permease: protein MSTDGSIDTVPGSRRTGPGPAPAARPPLRPVRRRGQRRRGRSRRANTLALLFCAVMAFPVYWMLLTALRPASEIRRNPPRLWPSGLTLENFRRAMESETFWSSVRASALVGVGTVLVSLVIGVLAAYAVARYSFLGRRVFVLAILSIQMIPLAGLIIPLYLLLSDAGLTDSLTGVVLTYLVFMLPFTVWLLRGFVVAVPAELEEAAMVDGCTRAGAFRRVLLPLLAPGLVATSVYSLVQAWNEYVLAYVLLSSDEKQTISIWLVSFQTTFGTDYGALMAGATLTALPVVVFFLFVQRRVASGLAAGAVKG, encoded by the coding sequence GTGAGCACCGACGGCAGTATCGACACGGTCCCGGGATCCCGGCGCACCGGGCCCGGACCGGCCCCGGCGGCCCGGCCGCCCTTACGTCCCGTACGGAGAAGAGGGCAGCGGCGGCGCGGCCGGTCCCGGCGCGCCAACACTCTGGCGCTGCTGTTCTGTGCCGTGATGGCGTTCCCGGTGTACTGGATGCTGCTGACCGCGCTCCGCCCCGCGTCGGAGATCCGCCGGAATCCGCCGCGGCTGTGGCCGAGCGGCCTGACGCTGGAGAACTTCCGCCGGGCCATGGAGTCGGAGACCTTCTGGTCCAGTGTCCGGGCCAGTGCCCTGGTGGGGGTGGGGACCGTGCTGGTCTCCCTGGTCATCGGGGTGCTGGCGGCGTACGCGGTGGCCCGGTACTCCTTCCTCGGCCGCCGGGTCTTCGTCCTGGCGATCCTCTCCATCCAGATGATCCCCCTCGCCGGACTGATCATCCCGCTGTATCTGCTGCTCAGCGATGCCGGTCTGACGGACAGTCTGACCGGGGTCGTCCTCACCTATCTGGTCTTCATGCTGCCGTTCACCGTCTGGCTGCTGCGCGGTTTCGTGGTCGCCGTCCCGGCCGAACTGGAGGAGGCGGCCATGGTCGACGGATGTACCAGGGCCGGGGCGTTCCGCCGGGTGCTGCTGCCGCTGCTGGCCCCCGGACTCGTGGCGACCTCGGTCTACTCCCTGGTGCAGGCGTGGAACGAGTACGTCCTCGCCTATGTGCTGCTCTCCAGCGACGAGAAGCAGACCATCTCCATCTGGCTGGTGTCCTTCCAGACCACCTTCGGCACCGACTACGGCGCGCTGATGGCCGGCGCGACGCTGACGGCCCTGCCCGTCGTGGTCTTCTTCCTGTTCGTGCAGCGGCGGGTGGCGAGCGGACTGGCGGCGGGCGCCGTCAAGGGATGA
- a CDS encoding GNAT family N-acetyltransferase, whose amino-acid sequence MSPEPRFVNHLERPELWDRIPEVFAGVVPEYNLHGDISETCWNRLFKDFRDYQFMLYDEERDEILGAGRSLPRVWDGTPQDLGSGLDDSINAAFLARDTGRKATALVALGVEVAPKHQGEGHSKALLTHLADLARADGLDDLIVPLRPIWKHRYPLAPIESYATWTREDGEPFDPWIRTQVRLGGTVAAAMERSSRISATVAEWESWTGMAFPGDGDYVFPEGLSTLRVDRTRDRAVYWEPAVWVTFDLRGPAPEAPPRG is encoded by the coding sequence ATGAGCCCCGAGCCCCGCTTTGTCAACCATTTGGAACGTCCCGAGCTGTGGGACAGAATTCCCGAGGTCTTCGCCGGAGTCGTCCCCGAATACAACCTGCACGGCGACATCAGCGAAACCTGCTGGAACCGGCTCTTCAAGGATTTCCGCGACTACCAGTTCATGCTGTACGACGAGGAACGCGACGAGATCCTGGGCGCGGGCCGTTCGCTGCCCCGGGTCTGGGACGGGACCCCGCAGGACCTCGGCTCCGGGCTCGACGACTCCATCAACGCCGCCTTCCTCGCCCGTGACACCGGCCGCAAGGCGACCGCACTGGTCGCCCTCGGTGTGGAGGTCGCCCCCAAACACCAGGGCGAGGGCCACTCCAAGGCGCTGCTGACCCATCTCGCCGACCTCGCCAGGGCCGACGGGCTCGACGATCTCATCGTGCCCCTGCGGCCGATCTGGAAGCACCGCTACCCTCTGGCGCCCATCGAGAGCTACGCCACCTGGACCCGGGAGGACGGTGAACCCTTCGACCCGTGGATCCGGACCCAGGTACGGCTCGGCGGCACCGTCGCCGCCGCGATGGAACGTTCCTCCCGGATCAGCGCCACGGTCGCCGAATGGGAGAGCTGGACCGGAATGGCCTTCCCCGGGGACGGCGATTACGTCTTCCCCGAGGGGCTCTCCACCCTGCGCGTGGACCGCACCCGGGACCGGGCGGTCTACTGGGAGCCGGCCGTCTGGGTCACCTTCGATCTGCGAGGGCCCGCTCCGGAAGCCCCTCCCCGCGGCTGA
- a CDS encoding class I SAM-dependent methyltransferase, producing MTSEKSEFRVRELVLGIEGLALLRNAIDADEGFLERRLAEIRKFANGAGEGLPGGGASVGELDAGTGYAAWSGLYDSLPSSYLEVEEPVMHRLFDEGPTGTALDAACGTGRTTAALAARGYRTIGVDQSPDMLEHARRKVPDGEFLEGRLEKLPLEDDSVDLAVSTLALTHMTDLTGAVAELARVVRPGGRVIVSDLHPFVITLQGQCLFVAGDDELAFVRNHVHLAGDYLRAFADAGLTVRACYEPLFNGRLSPGGYEEHISEAARAAWNNIPIVIVWEAVKPAGGAAA from the coding sequence ATGACATCAGAGAAATCGGAATTCCGGGTGAGGGAACTCGTCCTCGGTATCGAGGGGCTGGCGCTGCTGCGCAACGCCATCGACGCGGACGAAGGGTTCCTGGAGCGGCGGCTGGCCGAGATCAGGAAATTCGCGAACGGGGCCGGGGAGGGGCTGCCCGGCGGGGGAGCGTCCGTCGGCGAGCTGGACGCGGGCACCGGATACGCCGCCTGGTCGGGGCTTTACGACTCCCTGCCCAGCTCGTATCTGGAGGTCGAGGAGCCGGTGATGCACCGGCTCTTCGACGAGGGGCCGACCGGTACCGCCCTCGACGCCGCCTGCGGCACCGGCCGCACCACCGCCGCCCTGGCCGCCCGCGGCTATCGCACCATCGGCGTCGACCAATCCCCCGACATGCTGGAACACGCCCGGCGCAAAGTACCGGACGGCGAGTTCCTCGAGGGCAGGCTGGAGAAACTGCCGCTGGAGGACGACTCTGTCGACCTGGCGGTCAGCACCCTAGCCCTCACCCATATGACCGATCTGACCGGAGCCGTCGCCGAACTGGCCCGGGTGGTCCGGCCCGGCGGCCGGGTGATCGTCTCCGATCTGCACCCCTTTGTCATCACCCTCCAGGGCCAGTGTCTGTTTGTCGCGGGCGACGATGAACTGGCCTTCGTCCGCAACCATGTCCATCTGGCGGGCGACTATTTGCGGGCGTTCGCCGACGCCGGGCTCACCGTACGCGCCTGTTATGAGCCGCTGTTCAATGGCCGGCTCTCCCCCGGCGGATATGAGGAACATATCTCCGAGGCGGCCCGGGCGGCCTGGAACAATATTCCGATCGTCATCGTCTGGGAAGCTGTCAAGCCCGCCGGAGGAGCCGCCGCATGA
- a CDS encoding extracellular solute-binding protein, which yields MRRSRSRTAVRTSGALLLALAATACDSGGTGGSGGGGTADELTVWLTIDARESWPGLITATNKRFAERYPGVRVDVQYQQWTSKNQKIDAALAGRDVPDVIEMGNSETTNYIINGAFSPVDEQKFDHSKDWLPALADACRLNGKTYCVPYYAGARVGVYRTDLLREIGVAKPPSTYPEMLSVLDKMKARFGRTDKNFSAFHMPGRYWMAAMAYVKDAGGEMAVQQDGRWRGALSSPESVKGLTDWKKLLDAYYTGDRSKDNSDEPGVVGQGKTGMFYGNTWEANAAADPKAGGNPAMKGKFATFPFPGPSGKVMPPFLGGSTLAVPVKSRSQDMAREWIRLFTDRESQRMLIKAETLPNNTVQLRDVPADGINGAAAISATRGWVTPLAPGWGAVEKSNVLPEMLQSIATDKKSVEQAAKDADRAIDAVINDN from the coding sequence ATGCGACGATCCCGTTCTCGCACCGCCGTCCGTACCTCCGGCGCACTGCTGCTCGCACTCGCCGCGACGGCCTGTGACTCGGGCGGCACGGGCGGCTCAGGAGGCGGTGGCACAGCGGACGAACTGACCGTGTGGCTGACCATCGACGCCAGAGAGAGCTGGCCCGGTCTCATCACGGCGACCAACAAGCGCTTCGCGGAGCGATATCCGGGCGTTCGGGTCGATGTCCAGTACCAGCAGTGGACCAGCAAGAATCAGAAGATTGACGCCGCATTGGCCGGCCGGGACGTACCAGACGTGATCGAGATGGGCAACAGCGAGACCACCAATTACATCATCAATGGCGCGTTCAGTCCGGTCGACGAGCAGAAATTCGATCATTCCAAGGACTGGCTCCCGGCCCTTGCGGACGCCTGTCGGCTGAACGGGAAGACTTACTGTGTGCCCTACTACGCGGGCGCGCGGGTCGGCGTCTACCGGACCGATCTCCTCCGGGAGATCGGTGTCGCAAAGCCGCCCTCGACCTATCCCGAGATGCTGTCGGTTCTGGACAAAATGAAGGCCCGTTTCGGCCGGACCGACAAGAACTTCTCGGCCTTCCATATGCCCGGGCGTTACTGGATGGCGGCGATGGCCTATGTCAAGGACGCCGGGGGCGAGATGGCCGTCCAGCAGGACGGGCGCTGGCGCGGTGCGCTCTCCTCCCCCGAGTCGGTCAAGGGCCTCACCGACTGGAAGAAGCTGCTCGACGCCTACTACACGGGCGACCGTTCCAAGGACAACAGCGACGAGCCCGGCGTTGTGGGCCAGGGCAAGACCGGCATGTTCTACGGCAACACCTGGGAGGCCAACGCCGCGGCCGATCCGAAGGCGGGCGGCAATCCGGCGATGAAGGGCAAGTTCGCCACCTTCCCCTTCCCCGGCCCCTCGGGCAAGGTCATGCCGCCGTTCCTCGGCGGCTCCACCCTGGCCGTACCCGTCAAGTCCCGCAGTCAGGACATGGCCCGGGAGTGGATCCGGCTCTTCACCGACCGGGAGTCGCAGCGCATGCTGATCAAGGCCGAGACGCTGCCCAACAACACGGTCCAGTTGCGGGACGTCCCCGCCGACGGCATCAACGGAGCCGCCGCGATCTCCGCCACCCGGGGCTGGGTCACCCCGCTGGCGCCCGGCTGGGGAGCCGTGGAGAAGTCGAACGTCCTGCCGGAGATGCTCCAGTCGATCGCGACCGACAAGAAGTCCGTCGAGCAGGCGGCCAAGGACGCCGACCGGGCGATCGACGCGGTGATCAACGACAACTGA